A region of the bacterium HR11 genome:
GACACGGCCCCCGCCTCGGCCAGGGCGTCCAGACCGCCCTGGACGATACGGGCCGCCACGTCGGCCGGGACTTTCGAGGGCGGCAGGGCCAGGACGTGAAGGGCACAGAGGGGGGCGGCCCCCCGGGCGTACAGGTCGCTCAAGGCATTGGCGGCGGCGATCCGTCCGTACAGGTAGGGGTCGTCGCACGGCGGGGCGATGATATCGACGGACTGAAACAGTAAGGCCCCGTCGGGTAGGCAGACGCCCCCCGCATCGTCCATCGGGGCCGTCTCCGACCACCGGCGTTCATCCGGCACGACGTACAAACGCTCGAGGATCGCCGCCAGGTCCGCCGGACCCAGCTTGGCGGCTCAACCCCCGGCGGCGCACAACTGCGTAAGCCGCACCTCTTCCATCGAGGGCCTCCCCAAGGGGCGCAAGATGAGGATAGAGGATACAAGATACAAGATGCAGGGTGCAAGGTGCAGGATGAGGCGCTGGGTCTCGGGTTCGGGCATTCGGGCGTTCGGCCAGCGGGCCATCTTCATCCCGGCCCCGCTCGCCCGAGCGGGGTCGCCGCTTCAGCGGGACGTCGTGGCGTCGGGACGGGTTTGAATCAGGGCCTCGGACGACAGGCTCCAGGCCCATTCGCCACTCGCTACTCGCCATTCGCCACTCGCCATTCGCCATTCACTACTCGCCATTCGCTGTTCGCTACTCGCTGTTCGCCATTCACCATCCGCCGTTCGCTATTCTCCATAAATCCCGACTTTTCGGTGGCCCACCTCCCCCGGGGACCCGGCCCCCGGGACCTGAGACCGGATGGGGAGCGGCCGGCCTTCCGAAAAGGCCAGGTACAGGGCGGCCGGCAGGGCACTCAGGAGGATCACGGCCTCATACGTGACATGCGTGAGCAGGGCGACCGGCGCTTGGGCCTCCGAGCCCGTCACGGCCAGCCACGCCAGCTCCCACGTGCCCAGGTGGAGCCAGCCGTGAAGGGGGATTTCCCGACTCAGCTCGGCCGCCACCAGCGCCTGAAAGAGGGTCGAGACCGAAACGGACGGCATCCCATACGCCGTGACCCATCCGTGATATAGGACAGTCAGCCCGACGTACTTCAGGGTCACGATGGCGACCGAGAGGGCGGCCCACAGGCCCCATTGCCCCGGGGTTCGCCGCTGGAAAATCAGGGATAGACCGACCCAGGCCCACCAGCCGGCCCGAAAGCGGTCTCGGCGCATCCGGTGACGCCGCCGGAACCACGTCGGGACGAATCGGCGAAAGGAAACGCCGAGCCCGACGAGACAGGCCGTCAGGCCCCACAGGGCCAGGCCGACCTCCCACGGAAGGAACCACTGGAGATACAGGGCCGTCGCCAGGACGTCGCCCAGGCTCGCCCCGACCATGCTCGCCAGGATGCGCCGCCAGCGCATACCCGTCAGGAAACGGCTCAGGACCGGATACGTGAGGACGCCCGAGCGGAACGGCAGGAAGTCGATGGCCGCATGATGGACGTATGCGATGGCGACGACCGGCCGTCCGACCGTCGCCGGGCCGCCCAAGAGGAGCCAGTACCGCACGCCCCGCAGGCCCGTCCACAGGACGTAACATCCGGCAAACCACCCGATGGCCGCCCAGGGCGGGCCCGGCGCTTCCCGAATCCGTCGGGTCTCGGGAAATCCGAACCACAGGGCGCCGACGGCCGCCGCCGTGACGACTAACGGCGCCCACCGCCAGACCGGCGAGGCTCGAACCGATTCAAGTGGCACCCGATCCCTCCATCCTGTATCCTGCATTTTACATCCTACCTTACTCCGGAGGTCCGTCATGAGAGTTTATGCCCAGGGTCCCGTCTGGGTCGTCGCCCTCGAACCCGACGAATCGGTCATCGACCGACTCCTGGAGGCCGCCCGTCAGCACGACTGGCAGGCCGTCGCCGTCTGGGGGATCGGGGCCGTCCGGGACGTCGTGGTCGGGTGCTACGTCGTCGGCGAACGACGTTACGCTCAGATACGACTGCCCGGGGATTGGGAGCTCGTCGCGTGTCACGGCACCCTCTCGACCCGGGAGGGCGAACCGTTCCTGCACCTCCACGTCGTACTGAGCGACCGGGAGGGCCATACCCGGGGCGGACACCTCTTCGAGGCCCGGGTCAGCGGCGTCGGCGAATTCGTCGTCCTCCCCCTCCCGCATCCGATGGTCCGTCGGAAGGACGACCGCACGGGATTGTACGCACTTCATTGATGCAAAGGTGCGGGATGGCCATGAGCCGCCAGTGGGTCCGGCCGGCCTGGCGGGTGTGGTCCGGCATCGGGCTGGCCGCCCTCGGCACGGTCATGGCACGGCCGGCCCTGCCGGGCCTCATCGTCGGGACGTTGTGCGTCGCCTACGGCCTGGCCTGGCGATTCTGGGCGGCGGGCCATGTCCAAAAGGGGGCGACCATCACGACGACCGGGCCCTACCGCCTGCACCGGCATCCCCTGTACTGGGGAACGTTCTGGCTGGGCGTCGGCTTCGCGTGGATGATCAACCGCCCGTGGTTCTGGGCGGCCTTCCTCGCCTACTACGCCCTCGTGTACGGCCTGACGATGGTCCAAGAGGAAGCCTTCCTGCAAAGGCGCTTTGGGCCCCTCTACGAAGCATACGCCGCCCGCGTCCCCCGGTGGCTCCCCCTGGGCCGTGGACCCCGACTGGCCGACCCGTCGACCCGGTGGTCCTGGGCCCGGGCCCGTCGCCATCGGGAGCACCGGACCCTCATCGCGGTCGGCCTGTGGAGTCTCCTTTTCTGGCTCCGGTGGAAATGGGCCCTATAAATTCGATTCGAATGTGGGGGTACGGGACGTGAGATACGGCCCGCCCACCTGAAGCATCGGGTCCGGCCCTGCTCTCGGACGAGCGGGGCTTGGATGCTCATCGGTCCCGCGCCGCACGTCCACGGGGCCTGCATTCCCCCGCTTCTCTGTCAGAACACCCGTTCCACCTCGACCTGCCAGCGGTGGAAGTCGGCTAACTGCTCGAAGAGGGTCCGGATTTCGTAGAGCAGAGCGAGCCGGTTGCGCCGCAGGTCAGCGTCTTCGACCATCACGAAGACCTGCTCGAAGAACGTATGGAGGACGGGGCTCAGGGAGGCCAGGTGGCGGACGGCGTCCGCATATCGTCGTTCGACGATGGCCTCGGTGACCGGCTCCCGAAGGCGGCGATAGAACTCCCAGAGCTGGCGCTCCTCGTCCTGCTGGAACCGATGGGTCTCGACCCGGCCCGGAGCCGCCGGGAGGTCCTTCGTGATGCTGTACAGGCGCTTGAACACGAGGCCGATGCGGTACACGTCATCGGGGTCGGACTCTCGGAAAGCCCGCAGACGTCGGTCCAGATCCCAGGGATCCCAGGGTCGCCGGTCGATGAGGGAATCGATGAAGTCGGGACGGGCGCCCTGGGCCTCCCAGTAGGCGGCCAGTCGACCTTGCAGGAACGAAAGAAGCTCTGGCTGTTTCAGGTAACAATCATGGTACAACCGGCCCTTCGCCACGTCGGTCGCCGACGTGACGGACGGGTCGGTCAGACGCCGGTACACGTCCTCCAGGAGTTTCGGAATGTCCGCCGAGATGCCGCCCTCGATGAGAATCCGTAAGAGGCCCAAGGCCCAGCGCCGCTGGCCCAGGGGGTCCCGGGAGCCGGACGGCTGATGGCCCAGCCCGAAGCTGATCCACAGACTGTCCAGGCGGTCCAGGAAGGCCAGGCACTGCCCGAGCGGCGTGGACGGGATGGGGTCCTCCATCCGCTGGGGCCGCACGTGCTCATAGATGGCCCGCCACAGGGGTTCCGGCCGGCCCTCCTGCCGGGCCAGGAGGCCCCCGGCGATGCCCTCCAGCTCGGGAAACTCGCCGACCAGTTGGCTGACCAGGTCGGCCTTGGCCAGCCGGACGGCCTGCTCGAGCAGGGTCTGCTCCGGGGGCGACAGCCGCCACAGCGGGGCGACGACCGAGGCGAGGGCGTGAAGCCGATAGACCTTGTCGGCATACGTGCCGCCGCCTTCCAGGAACTGGACCTGACTCAGCCGGGCCGCGTAGGCCTCGAGGCCCTGCCGACAGTCCTCGTGCCAGAAGAAGTCGGCGTCCCGAAAGCGGGCGACGAGGACCCGCTCGTGACCCGTCCGGACGGTCGGCCCGTGGGACGGGTGGGTCTGGAGCAGGGTCAAAAAACGGGGCTGGAGTCGGCCCCGGCTGTTCACGACGGCCAGGTACTTCTGGTGATGACGCATCGCCGTGATGAGGATCTCGGCCGGCAGACGCAGGAACTGGGGGTCAAAGGCCCCGACCAAGACGGTCGGCCATTCGGTCAGATGGACCCAGAGGTCCAGGAGTTCGGGGTCCTCCACGGGCCGAGCGTCGGGGACGTCGGCCAGGGCTTGACGGATCTCGGCCTCAAACTGTTGACGGCGCTTTTCGTTGGAGACAAGGACCCGGACCTCCTCCAGGAGGGCCTCGTAGCGGGCCGCATCGGGGACCTCAATGCGGCGGTTCCCCGTCAGGAGGCGATGGCCGTACGTGAATCGGTCCGCCGTCACGCCGGCGAACTGCCACGGCACGACCGTATCACCCCAGAGGGCCAGGATCCAGCGGACGGGTCGGCTGAAGGCGACAGGGCTCCCCGGCCAGCGCATCCGCTTCCGGAAGGGGATGCTTTCAAAGAGAGGCGTTAAGATCTCCGGGAGGACCTCGACGGCGGGGCGACCCGGGACTTGCCGTTCCAAAACGACATAAGCCCCTCGGGGACCCTCCTCGATGCGGACGTCTTCCGGCGAAGCGCCGTAGCGCCGCAGAAAGCCCATCAGGGCCGGCGTCGGACGGCCTTCGGCGTCCAGGGCCGTGTGTTTCGGCGGACCCTTGATGACCTCCGTCCGTGTCGGCTGGACGGCCGGGAAGCGCTCGACGTAGAGGACGATCCGGCGCGGCGTCGTCCAGACGACCGTCGGGACATCCGTCCAGCCATAGGCCCGGAGGCGTTCCGGCCAGACCTCCTGAATGTACTGGCGGGCCGTCTTCTGTTCCTCGACCGGCAATTCTTCCGTGCCGACCTCGACGACGAGGGCCTGGGCATCCATCCGACGGGTCTCCTATCCGGGAGTTCGGGAATTCGGGAATTCGGCAGGTGGGCAGGTGGGCAGGTCGGCAGATGGGTAGTTCGGCAGATGGGCAGGTGGGCAGATGGGCAGATGGGGAGGGAGGGGCCGCACTTGGATGCGGACATCTCCCCTCAGGCGGTGGGCGTCATCCGGCCGCCGTCCCGGGTAGCTCCGGATGAGGATGGCGACCATCCGCTCCCCGGGCCATCATCGGGAGGTCGCCCCTACTCCGCCTTCCCGACCCCCGACCTGCCGACCTGCCCACCTGCCGACCTGCCTATCTGCCCACCTGCCGACCTGCCGAATTCCCGAATGGCCTTACTGCCCCAACTCCGACAGGGGCACGCGTTCGCACGTCGCCGGGAACGACACGTGCCATACGTCTTTTTGCTCGGCCTCGGCCCAGACCCGGGCGTCGGTCCGAAGCCGGTACTCGACCCGCTGGTGAAGCCAGTCGGTCGTCTCGACCGTCAGCTCGGCGGTCCGGGGGCGCCAGCGGATCGCCACACGGGACCAGGGGACCCGGGGGTCTGTCTCGGCCGTCGGGGGCGCCTCGAAGACCCAGCGGGTCTCGTCGGGTTTCGACTCGAACTGCCGGAGTTCCATCGTGAGTCCCGAAAAATCGCAGTCTCGTATGAAGGCCAGTAAGGGGTGCGCCTGAAGCCGGACCTCAGGCTGGCCCTCATAATACACGATGCAATCGGCTTCCACGTAAAACTCCATCCGACCCGGGGTCCACACGAAAATCTTCGTCTCCGGCCGGTCGTACTGCCACCACAGGCGGTCGGGCCGGACCCAGGCGAAGCGGCCGGATTCCTGGAGTTTGCGGCGGGTCGCCGGGTTTTCGCTGACCTGGACGAAGGCGCCCCCGACCCGGGTCAGCCGGGTGCACACGTCCCGAAGCGCCAGGAGTCCGGGGGCAACGCCTTCATTGAAGGATGCCTGCATCTTGCATCTTGCATCCTGAAGACACTGGGATAGGATCAGGCCGATGGCGATGACGATAGCTCGCAGGAGATTCCCATGAAGCGAATGATCGCCCTGGGCGGCGGGTGCTACGGATTTCTGCATGTCTCCCACCTCTTGAAGGCCCGGGCCAAGGGCCGCATCGAATTCGACCGCATCGTGGTCGTCGACCGCCATGCCGTCCCCCCGGTCCGGCAACGGCTGGGCGACCACCCGGACGTCGAGTACGTGCAAGACACGTGGGAAAACTTCCTGTACCAGTATGCCCGAGACGGGGTCCTGGGTCCAGACGATGAGGTCGTGCCGCCCTGCATCGGGCCGCACCTGACGCTGATATGGCTTCGGGAACGGATCAACCGGGAGACGCCCTACCGGGCCGAGGTCGTCCCCTGGGACATTCGCATCGGGACGCCCTTCGAGGTCACGCTCCCGGTCGGCACGCACGCCGTCAGCTACGCCCTGTGGCGGTGTCCCTCGACGTGTATCGAGCCGCCCCTCTGTCCGGCCGTCCGGGGACCCCGGAATTGGGACATGGGGACGTTCGTCCTTCGGCATTTTTCCCAATGGACCGTCCAGGGGCGGCCTATCGACCACTGCGAGGTCTTTTACAGCCGACATCGGGCCTGGGGCGTGGCGACGTATCCGGCCGTCCGATTCCTGGAGGCCTGGGGGCGAGTCGAGCGCCTGTGGCAGAGCGAACCCGACCGGGAATGGCGGGTCCTGGTCGCCACCGTTTCGGCCTGTCACGGGCTTTTGGGGCTCCTGCACATCGTGCGGCCGTAGGGCGCGAGGCCTGCCCAGCGCCGATACACTTCGGCCCTGCGTCGCCTATCGGAAGAGGTGGCGGAGGATGAACCCCACGTTGGCCGGTCGCTCAGCCAGCCGCCGCATGAAGTAGGGATACCAGTGGGTCCCGTAGGGGACGTACACCCGAAGGGGCCAGCCCTCTTCCAGGAGCTTCTGCTGAAGGTCTCGCCGGATACCGTAAATCATCTGGAACTCAAAGGTCCGAGGCGGGGTAATGCCGTGAGCCCGTACGTACTCGACGGCGTGCCGGATCATCCGAATGTCGTGGGTGGCGATGGCGAAGCGGGGCGCCTCGGCCAGGAGGATGTCCATCAGGCGGCGGTAGTTCTCGTCGACTTGCCGCTTGCGGGGAAAGGCCCGGTCGGGCGGCTCCCGGTAGGCGCCCTTGACGAGCCGG
Encoded here:
- the glyS gene encoding Glycine--tRNA ligase beta subunit, with amino-acid sequence MDAQALVVEVGTEELPVEEQKTARQYIQEVWPERLRAYGWTDVPTVVWTTPRRIVLYVERFPAVQPTRTEVIKGPPKHTALDAEGRPTPALMGFLRRYGASPEDVRIEEGPRGAYVVLERQVPGRPAVEVLPEILTPLFESIPFRKRMRWPGSPVAFSRPVRWILALWGDTVVPWQFAGVTADRFTYGHRLLTGNRRIEVPDAARYEALLEEVRVLVSNEKRRQQFEAEIRQALADVPDARPVEDPELLDLWVHLTEWPTVLVGAFDPQFLRLPAEILITAMRHHQKYLAVVNSRGRLQPRFLTLLQTHPSHGPTVRTGHERVLVARFRDADFFWHEDCRQGLEAYAARLSQVQFLEGGGTYADKVYRLHALASVVAPLWRLSPPEQTLLEQAVRLAKADLVSQLVGEFPELEGIAGGLLARQEGRPEPLWRAIYEHVRPQRMEDPIPSTPLGQCLAFLDRLDSLWISFGLGHQPSGSRDPLGQRRWALGLLRILIEGGISADIPKLLEDVYRRLTDPSVTSATDVAKGRLYHDCYLKQPELLSFLQGRLAAYWEAQGARPDFIDSLIDRRPWDPWDLDRRLRAFRESDPDDVYRIGLVFKRLYSITKDLPAAPGRVETHRFQQDEERQLWEFYRRLREPVTEAIVERRYADAVRHLASLSPVLHTFFEQVFVMVEDADLRRNRLALLYEIRTLFEQLADFHRWQVEVERVF